One genomic segment of Paenibacillus xylanexedens includes these proteins:
- a CDS encoding histidine phosphatase family protein — protein MSTTFHLVRHGLKERRIGDVPLTSEGVLQAEATALHFAKATSPVTKILTSPLRRAQETASMIVRHTRSHITEDPRLRERANWGDCPDQSFEEFIAMWDRCTSDPDYIPPVGDSAKQAGERLASLLTELVNKEPENSNIIVVAHGGLITDFLVQTFTERELNVWHSDFITMQNQLIPECSITTLIHDQGNYTIKAFASTVHLYKLK, from the coding sequence ATGAGTACCACCTTTCATCTGGTGAGACACGGTCTCAAAGAACGACGAATCGGGGATGTCCCCCTCACTTCCGAAGGGGTTTTACAAGCCGAAGCCACAGCACTTCATTTTGCCAAAGCCACCTCTCCCGTTACTAAAATCCTTACCAGTCCACTTCGACGAGCCCAAGAAACCGCAAGTATGATTGTCCGCCACACCCGTTCCCATATAACAGAAGATCCTCGCCTGCGCGAACGTGCCAATTGGGGCGATTGCCCGGATCAGTCATTCGAAGAATTCATTGCGATGTGGGATCGATGTACGTCTGACCCAGATTACATTCCACCCGTGGGAGACTCGGCCAAACAGGCTGGTGAACGTCTGGCCTCCCTCCTAACCGAATTGGTTAATAAAGAGCCAGAGAACAGTAACATTATTGTGGTTGCACATGGTGGACTCATTACTGATTTTCTGGTGCAGACCTTTACCGAGCGCGAGCTTAACGTCTGGCATTCCGATTTTATAACTATGCAGAACCAACTTATCCCGGAGTGCTCCATCACCACATTGATCCATGATCAAGGAAATTACACTATTAAAGCGTTCGCTTCTACCGTGCATCTATATAAGTTGAAATAA
- a CDS encoding rhamnogalacturonan lyase: MPLAAKVLSSALSVALLIGGTAGVTGAEASNGNGATEAGLQSNKGGSHVKEIQLEYLDRGLVAASTSEGVFLSWRLLGDEATGYSDKGLTGTDFNVYRDGKKIATVTDSTNYLDSAGKSSSRYEVAAVNKKGKESKRSASVKPWANGYVDIPLQKPADGVTPAGEAYTYSANDMSVGDVDGDGQYEFFVKWDPSNAKDVSQKGYTGKTYIDAYTLDGQLLYRIDLGVNIRAGAHYTQMLVYDFDGDGKAEMMFKTAPGTKIMQYNKKGKVTSEKYITLPKQDRKAGYSNEDDYRLSADGYYDHVVDMFRNWHKHDEVVKGNWPATLEEAFGIEKKYNYPLSQQDAESLADYFIDVYAVERSNRNELRKFEGFIVDGPEYVTVFEGKSGKELETIPYEPERHDDGLMWGDYAMARIEPGNRVDRFLAGVAYLDGKKPSAIFARGYYTRSTMVAYNWDGKKLKKEWKVDSGWTPMKNPFNDGPHGVDGTDPQYGSITTQGAHYFSVADVDGDGKQEIIYGSATIDHDGSVLYSSTDLMPAESAAPGTIARLGHGDALHVADIDPDRPGLEIFMVHEGGPWAPYGYSLRDAKTGEVIYGGYTGKDTGRGMVGDVDPTRRGLETWAVGLWTATGEKISDQAPGTNMNIRWAGDMTTQIVDGAIDVTPTIKDWNRGTLLTATGTLTNNHTKGTPSLVADIFGDWREEMLVRTTDSSAIRIYLSTEKTDRKLYTLMHDAMYRVGIAGQNSGYNQPSYPSFYMASDIDWSKVTLPKFYTPGKGGK, from the coding sequence ATGCCACTTGCAGCCAAGGTGCTCTCTTCGGCACTCAGCGTAGCTTTGCTCATTGGAGGAACAGCTGGCGTTACGGGAGCGGAAGCTTCCAACGGTAATGGGGCGACGGAGGCTGGCCTGCAATCAAATAAGGGGGGCAGTCACGTGAAAGAGATTCAACTGGAATATCTGGATCGCGGTCTGGTGGCTGCATCGACATCTGAAGGTGTTTTTCTCAGTTGGAGATTGCTTGGTGACGAGGCCACAGGGTATAGCGACAAAGGGCTGACAGGTACGGACTTTAACGTCTATCGTGATGGCAAAAAGATCGCTACGGTCACCGACAGCACCAACTATTTAGATTCCGCGGGTAAATCGTCTTCCCGTTATGAAGTGGCAGCGGTGAACAAGAAGGGCAAGGAGAGTAAACGCAGTGCATCCGTCAAACCTTGGGCGAACGGCTATGTGGACATTCCACTGCAGAAACCTGCCGATGGCGTGACGCCTGCGGGAGAAGCTTATACGTATTCCGCCAATGACATGAGCGTTGGGGATGTGGACGGGGATGGCCAATATGAGTTTTTCGTCAAATGGGACCCTTCCAACGCCAAGGACGTATCGCAAAAAGGATACACCGGTAAAACCTACATCGATGCTTACACCTTGGACGGTCAGTTGTTGTACCGAATCGATCTTGGGGTCAACATCCGTGCAGGTGCTCATTATACACAGATGCTCGTTTATGATTTTGACGGGGATGGCAAAGCCGAGATGATGTTTAAGACTGCTCCGGGCACGAAGATTATGCAATATAACAAAAAAGGAAAAGTAACATCCGAGAAATACATCACGCTTCCCAAGCAGGATCGCAAGGCAGGGTACTCGAACGAAGATGATTATCGTTTAAGTGCGGATGGGTACTACGATCACGTGGTGGATATGTTCAGAAATTGGCATAAACATGATGAGGTTGTGAAGGGGAACTGGCCTGCAACATTAGAAGAAGCTTTTGGAATCGAGAAAAAATATAATTACCCATTATCTCAGCAGGATGCCGAGAGCCTGGCCGACTACTTCATTGATGTATACGCGGTAGAACGCAGTAACCGAAATGAGCTGCGCAAGTTTGAAGGTTTTATCGTGGATGGACCGGAGTATGTTACGGTATTTGAAGGAAAATCAGGCAAAGAGCTGGAGACCATTCCATATGAACCCGAGCGTCATGATGATGGTCTGATGTGGGGCGATTATGCCATGGCACGGATTGAACCGGGGAATCGAGTGGACCGTTTCCTGGCAGGCGTGGCGTATTTGGATGGCAAGAAACCATCTGCTATATTTGCACGCGGATACTATACACGTTCGACGATGGTTGCCTACAATTGGGACGGCAAGAAGCTGAAAAAGGAATGGAAAGTGGACAGCGGCTGGACACCAATGAAGAACCCGTTCAATGACGGACCGCACGGCGTGGATGGTACAGATCCGCAGTATGGTTCCATTACGACTCAAGGTGCACACTATTTCAGTGTGGCGGATGTGGATGGAGACGGCAAACAGGAGATTATCTATGGCTCCGCCACGATTGATCATGACGGCAGCGTGCTGTACAGCTCCACAGACCTGATGCCTGCCGAGAGTGCTGCACCGGGAACCATTGCCCGTCTGGGTCATGGGGACGCACTTCATGTGGCAGATATCGACCCGGATCGTCCGGGACTGGAGATTTTCATGGTACACGAGGGTGGTCCTTGGGCGCCATACGGGTATTCCCTGCGTGATGCGAAGACCGGAGAAGTGATCTATGGCGGATACACGGGGAAAGATACCGGACGCGGCATGGTGGGGGATGTTGATCCGACTCGTCGTGGGCTGGAGACATGGGCTGTAGGCTTGTGGACAGCTACGGGTGAAAAAATCAGTGATCAGGCGCCAGGCACAAATATGAATATCCGCTGGGCTGGTGATATGACGACACAGATCGTTGATGGTGCGATTGATGTTACACCAACCATCAAAGACTGGAATCGTGGCACGTTGCTGACGGCAACAGGCACATTGACCAACAATCACACCAAAGGTACACCTTCTCTTGTAGCTGATATCTTCGGGGATTGGCGGGAAGAGATGCTGGTGAGAACCACGGACAGTTCAGCGATCCGCATCTATCTCAGTACCGAGAAAACGGACCGGAAGTTGTATACGCTGATGCATGATGCGATGTATCGTGTGGGCATTGCCGGACAGAACAGTGGATACAACCAGCCTTCCTATCCGTCCTTTTACATGGCATCGGATATAGACTGGTCCAAAGTAACGCTGCCTAAGTTCTACACGCCAGGTAAGGGCGGGAAGTAA